A section of the Verrucomicrobium sp. GAS474 genome encodes:
- the vccA gene encoding Verru_Chthon cassette protein A has product MVRRHRLLHRPQRPRPHRRDRPLPDPRRRPREGFDRGLHLPHGRVEHRPRRVQGHRAPRRSRRRHRQPRPVPRPVAPHATDDDSRTPFDRLVANAATVNQVPYYFTRSDWKSPNELDLDQNRSVLGYLRFLCGKSIPGFVGKLSDKYSASNTKGTEIDQILTEIFDYIRCVNLCDTSKGTTGSFKTFTPRPPAAASGQVVPTYDSKTDTKGFGRFPTLAKAGLFFIAAEDPKHLTTAATWAAPATGKIRVQAALVFQLFDPGQGYPGLYTDVNLAVTPNLTWDYGSMFGSGTLNAAGNSGTSAVMRYWGGTLGFRLLRFYPYGGSGSPLVTKLDSTHLTEFPDAANGGVIHFKGGTVKVDLSSNLAGTSTIVQTINLTFPAGDFPVPSLAAEIPTTIPVQTSFQMSGVNYYPNEMSSRLSQSSFGGDPRGDIFTFTQNDVLQTIQSPSGDYRLVAGLQTVSAAEGSQLFVAHPDWGKQAQAHSFKEPDGTDYNGASIGLLAPVSATGYANSSNVANPSSLPPRRYNNTNKPTYSGAKPGWTVSITPDGTPPGLNGSTAGSTASFTTGNPPGDWDNGTGNVPDGAYINRPDEATNDSPSYFPNNVRTNLVDGTRFFSANRLMPSAVMFGSLPTGVIASAVGNAPQPWQTLLFHRDPTGKHKGAQAPMDHLLLDLFTMPVIEPYAITEPLSTDGRVNMNYQILPFTYINRDTGVRAVLKSERMLAVANKYAGLGPGVVDLAVYKQLYTAGAVRKYTVSDFRFDINADETLKGFQARFAANDLFRSASEICALDLVPNDTGAAYGGTTMQTYWENHALTGDNSREKPYADLYPRLTTKSNTFTVHLRVQALKQAAGASADPAKWREGVDTVTAEYRGSRVVERYVDPANKQIPDYTNTAVKTPLSQFYRFRIVEAKSFPQ; this is encoded by the coding sequence CTGGTACGCCGACACCGCCTACTACACCGACCTCAACGCCCCCGTCCACATCGGCGGGATCGACCGCTACCCGATCCTCGACGGCGCCCTCGTGAAGGATTCGACCGGGGCCTACACCTTCCCCACGGGAGGGTCGAACATCGCCCCCGCCGGGTTCAAGGTCACCGCGCCCCCCGTCGATCCCGCCGCCGCCATCGTCAACCGCGCCCCGTTCCCCGTCCAGTGGCTCCCCACGCCACCGACGACGACAGCCGGACCCCTTTCGACCGCCTCGTCGCCAACGCGGCGACCGTCAACCAGGTCCCCTACTACTTCACCCGTTCCGACTGGAAGAGCCCGAACGAGCTCGACCTCGACCAGAACCGCTCCGTCCTGGGCTACCTCCGCTTCCTCTGCGGCAAGTCGATCCCCGGCTTCGTCGGCAAGCTCTCCGACAAATACAGCGCCTCGAACACCAAGGGGACCGAGATCGACCAGATCCTCACCGAGATCTTCGACTACATCCGCTGCGTCAACCTCTGCGACACCTCGAAGGGGACCACCGGCTCCTTCAAGACCTTCACCCCCAGGCCGCCGGCCGCCGCCTCCGGCCAGGTCGTCCCGACCTACGATTCCAAGACCGACACGAAGGGCTTCGGCCGCTTCCCCACCCTCGCGAAGGCCGGCCTCTTCTTCATCGCCGCCGAGGACCCGAAGCACCTCACCACCGCCGCGACCTGGGCCGCGCCCGCCACGGGCAAGATCCGCGTCCAGGCGGCCCTCGTCTTCCAGCTCTTCGATCCCGGCCAGGGCTATCCCGGCCTCTACACCGACGTCAACCTCGCCGTGACCCCGAACCTGACCTGGGACTACGGGTCGATGTTCGGCTCCGGCACCCTGAACGCGGCGGGCAATTCCGGCACCTCCGCCGTGATGCGCTATTGGGGCGGCACCCTCGGCTTCCGCCTCCTCCGCTTCTATCCCTACGGCGGGAGCGGGAGCCCCCTCGTCACGAAGCTCGACTCGACCCATCTCACCGAATTCCCCGACGCGGCGAACGGCGGCGTGATCCACTTCAAGGGCGGGACGGTGAAGGTCGATCTTTCCTCGAACCTCGCGGGGACCTCGACCATCGTCCAGACGATCAACCTCACCTTCCCGGCGGGCGATTTCCCGGTCCCGAGCCTGGCCGCCGAGATCCCCACCACGATCCCCGTGCAGACGTCGTTCCAGATGTCGGGCGTCAACTACTACCCGAACGAGATGAGCTCCCGCCTCAGCCAGTCGAGCTTCGGCGGCGATCCGCGCGGCGACATCTTCACCTTCACCCAGAACGACGTCCTCCAGACCATCCAAAGCCCTTCGGGCGATTACCGCCTCGTCGCGGGCCTGCAGACCGTCTCCGCCGCCGAGGGCTCGCAGCTCTTCGTCGCCCACCCCGATTGGGGCAAGCAGGCGCAGGCCCACAGCTTCAAGGAGCCCGACGGCACCGACTACAACGGCGCCTCCATCGGCCTCCTCGCCCCCGTCTCCGCCACCGGCTACGCCAACAGCAGCAACGTCGCCAACCCCTCCTCCCTCCCCCCGCGCCGCTACAACAACACGAACAAGCCGACCTACAGCGGGGCGAAGCCGGGCTGGACCGTCTCCATCACCCCGGACGGGACGCCGCCCGGCCTCAACGGCTCCACCGCGGGGAGCACGGCTTCCTTCACGACCGGGAATCCTCCCGGCGACTGGGACAACGGCACGGGCAACGTCCCCGACGGGGCCTACATCAACCGGCCCGACGAGGCGACGAACGACAGCCCCTCCTACTTCCCGAACAACGTCCGGACGAACCTCGTCGACGGGACCCGCTTCTTCTCGGCGAACCGGCTGATGCCCTCGGCGGTCATGTTCGGCTCCCTGCCGACCGGGGTGATCGCGAGCGCCGTCGGCAACGCGCCCCAGCCATGGCAGACCCTCCTGTTCCATCGGGACCCGACGGGAAAGCACAAGGGAGCGCAGGCCCCGATGGACCACCTCCTCCTCGACCTCTTCACGATGCCCGTCATCGAGCCCTACGCCATCACGGAGCCCCTCTCCACCGACGGGCGGGTCAACATGAACTACCAGATCCTCCCCTTCACCTACATCAACCGGGACACCGGCGTCCGGGCCGTGCTGAAGTCGGAGCGGATGCTCGCCGTCGCGAACAAGTACGCGGGCCTCGGGCCGGGCGTCGTCGACCTCGCCGTCTACAAGCAGCTCTACACCGCGGGCGCGGTCCGGAAATACACCGTTTCCGACTTCCGCTTCGACATCAACGCCGACGAGACGCTGAAGGGCTTCCAGGCCCGCTTCGCCGCGAACGACCTCTTCCGTTCCGCGAGCGAGATCTGCGCCCTCGACCTCGTCCCGAACGACACCGGCGCGGCCTACGGCGGCACCACGATGCAGACCTACTGGGAGAACCACGCCCTCACCGGCGACAACAGCCGGGAGAAGCCCTACGCCGACCTCTATCCGCGCCTCACCACGAAATCGAACACCTTCACCGTCCACCTCCGCGTCCAGGCGCTGAAGCAGGCCGCCGGGGCCTCCGCCGACCCGGCGAAGTGGCGCGAGGGGGTCGACACCGTCACCGCCGAGTATCGCGGCTCCCGCGTCGTCGAGCGGTACGTCGATCCGGCCAACAAGCAGATCCCCGACTACACCAACACGGCGGTGAAGACCCCGCTGAGCCAGTTCTACCGCTTCCGCATCGTCGAGGCGAAATCGTTCCCCCAATAG
- the vccD gene encoding Verru_Chthon cassette protein D: MPPRPRQSGAPRFFGGAAATAFSLVEVMVVVALVSLLAFFSLPAFHSAQAASSLASSKQIVVAELNLARQTALSRGLGVEVRFYELPGYGELAQAGPSTFRAMQLFTIDGATTNVLDKVAFFPRPAKGSPDPTASPLLQGAAGGTFRLPEVGLNYRYTSLFFAPDGSLQGLGSTNVFLTLVLDHAPIREGNLPANFVTVQIDPLTGRVFTYSP; encoded by the coding sequence TTGCCTCCCAGGCCACGCCAATCAGGTGCCCCTCGCTTTTTCGGCGGCGCTGCCGCGACGGCCTTTTCCCTCGTCGAGGTGATGGTCGTCGTCGCCCTGGTCAGCCTTCTCGCCTTCTTCTCCCTCCCCGCCTTCCATTCGGCCCAGGCGGCCTCGAGCCTCGCCTCGTCGAAGCAGATTGTCGTCGCCGAGCTCAACCTCGCCCGCCAGACCGCCCTGTCCCGGGGCCTCGGCGTCGAGGTCCGCTTCTACGAGCTCCCCGGCTACGGCGAGCTGGCGCAGGCCGGCCCGTCGACCTTCCGGGCGATGCAGCTCTTCACCATCGACGGCGCGACGACCAACGTCCTCGACAAGGTCGCCTTCTTTCCCCGGCCCGCGAAGGGAAGCCCCGACCCGACGGCGTCGCCCCTCCTCCAGGGGGCCGCGGGCGGGACCTTCCGGCTTCCCGAGGTCGGGCTGAACTACCGCTACACCTCGCTCTTCTTCGCCCCGGACGGCTCGCTCCAGGGGCTGGGCTCGACGAACGTCTTCCTGACCCTCGTCCTCGATCACGCGCCGATCCGGGAGGGGAACCTCCCGGCGAATTTCGTCACGGTGCAGATCGATCCGCTGACGGGGCGGGTGTTCACCTACTCGCCGTAG
- a CDS encoding FAD-dependent oxidoreductase: MSAAPFSYSLPARPIPLEGAWDVIVAGGGPAGCAAAAAAARDGAKTLLLEATGSLGGMGTSALVPAWTPFGDGERIVYRGIAGKVFEASKRGLPYSKQDDVNWVPIDPERLKRIYDELVTEAGAEVRFNTMLASVERKGEKIDALVVANKGGLTALRAKVYIDATGDADLCAWGGVPFHKGDAKGKKLMPATHCFSLSNVDIAALQQGPALHASNPESPIFAILKSGKYPLIPDAHICVSLIGPDTVGFNAGHLWDVDGTRPETVSRALVQGRRMAAQFRDALAEFFPAAFGNAFLANTGSLMGIRETRRIVGDYELTLDDYVARRAFDDEICRNAYFIDVHWAKDEIALNPEEHENWDANCLRYGKGESHGIPYRSLVPQGLENVLVAGRSISCEQIVQGSVRVMPVCLAMGEAAGAAAAEAARLREGRVRQVDVGALRERLRRAGAYLPPLPSEVESLAGAEVGAAV, from the coding sequence ATGTCTGCCGCCCCGTTCTCCTATTCGCTTCCGGCCCGCCCCATCCCGCTGGAGGGGGCCTGGGATGTCATCGTCGCCGGGGGCGGTCCCGCCGGGTGCGCGGCGGCGGCGGCGGCGGCCCGCGACGGAGCGAAGACGCTCCTCCTCGAGGCGACGGGGAGCCTCGGCGGCATGGGCACCTCGGCCCTCGTCCCCGCGTGGACTCCCTTCGGCGACGGCGAGCGGATCGTCTATCGCGGCATCGCCGGGAAGGTCTTCGAGGCGAGCAAGCGGGGCCTCCCCTATTCCAAGCAGGACGATGTCAACTGGGTCCCCATCGACCCGGAGCGGCTGAAGCGCATCTACGACGAGCTCGTCACCGAGGCGGGGGCCGAGGTCCGCTTCAACACGATGCTCGCCTCGGTGGAGCGGAAGGGGGAGAAGATCGACGCCCTCGTCGTCGCGAACAAGGGGGGCCTCACCGCCCTCCGCGCCAAGGTCTACATCGACGCCACGGGCGACGCCGACCTCTGCGCCTGGGGCGGCGTCCCGTTCCACAAGGGCGACGCGAAGGGGAAGAAGCTGATGCCCGCCACCCACTGCTTCTCCCTCTCCAACGTCGATATCGCGGCCCTGCAGCAAGGCCCCGCCCTCCACGCCTCGAACCCGGAGAGCCCGATCTTCGCGATCCTCAAATCGGGGAAATATCCCCTCATCCCCGACGCCCACATCTGCGTCTCCCTCATCGGGCCCGACACCGTCGGCTTCAACGCGGGCCATCTCTGGGACGTCGACGGCACCCGGCCCGAGACCGTCTCCCGCGCCCTCGTCCAGGGGCGGCGGATGGCCGCGCAATTCCGCGACGCCCTCGCCGAGTTCTTCCCCGCCGCCTTCGGCAACGCCTTCCTGGCGAACACCGGCTCCCTCATGGGGATCCGGGAGACCCGCCGCATCGTCGGCGACTACGAGCTGACGCTCGACGACTACGTCGCCCGCCGCGCCTTCGACGACGAGATCTGCCGCAACGCCTACTTCATCGACGTCCATTGGGCGAAGGACGAGATCGCCCTCAATCCCGAGGAGCACGAGAACTGGGACGCGAACTGCCTCCGCTACGGCAAGGGCGAGTCCCACGGCATCCCCTACCGTTCCCTCGTCCCGCAGGGGCTGGAGAACGTCCTCGTCGCGGGCCGCTCCATCTCGTGCGAGCAGATCGTCCAGGGGAGCGTCCGCGTCATGCCGGTCTGCCTCGCCATGGGCGAGGCGGCGGGGGCCGCCGCCGCCGAGGCGGCCCGGCTCCGCGAGGGGCGCGTCCGGCAGGTCGATGTCGGCGCCCTCCGGGAGCGGCTCCGCCGCGCCGGGGCCTATCTCCCGCCCCTCCCCTCGGAGGTCGAAAGTTTGGCCGGGGCTGAAGTCGGGGCGGCCGTTTAA
- a CDS encoding MFS transporter yields MSSSPEIPPGDRIPLLQKIMFSAGGTMDFFSTGLITSVLWLPYFNIGLGISPALLGVVLMVLRGWDAFVDPVMGNFSDNARTRWGRRRPFMVVGSVATAALSLFIWRLPEGLGEHGRIAFLIVVGMAFYTGFSAWSMPYYSLQLELTPNYDERTRLTAWMSLFSKFSGLLAGWALALVTSAWFADPATGKPDIVNGVRSCSGYIAAAILLAGIVPALFVKERYYLAETRHQAKDPFLQSVRESARCGPLWLLIGISFFLVLGSGAAGTLGQYINIYYVNGGKLAHASVVGGWISSVTFLTGILAIPFWTWVSERLDKKTVLAILLSGSMAGHLLNLLCLRPGLPYLQLVPGVFSSMVISAVWLFLPSMKGDVSDYDELHSARRREGSLNAFYSWFMKAALTGAAGLGGLLIQLSGFHAAWAEQPGEVLQRMRWLYLTLPVLLWGVSLLFIWKYPLTRQRMGEVRAELERRRGTL; encoded by the coding sequence ATGTCTTCCTCCCCCGAGATCCCGCCGGGCGACCGGATTCCGCTGCTGCAGAAAATCATGTTCAGCGCGGGCGGGACGATGGACTTCTTCTCGACCGGGCTCATCACCTCGGTTCTCTGGCTCCCCTACTTCAACATCGGCCTCGGGATCAGCCCGGCCCTCCTCGGCGTGGTCCTCATGGTGCTGCGCGGCTGGGACGCCTTCGTCGATCCGGTGATGGGGAATTTCTCCGACAACGCACGGACCCGCTGGGGCCGCCGCCGCCCCTTCATGGTCGTCGGCTCGGTCGCCACCGCCGCCCTCTCCCTCTTCATCTGGCGGCTCCCCGAGGGCCTCGGCGAGCACGGGAGGATCGCCTTCCTCATCGTCGTCGGCATGGCCTTCTATACCGGCTTCAGCGCGTGGTCGATGCCCTACTACAGCCTCCAGCTGGAGCTGACCCCGAACTACGACGAGCGGACCCGGCTGACCGCCTGGATGTCCCTCTTCAGCAAGTTCTCGGGCCTCCTCGCGGGCTGGGCCCTCGCCCTCGTCACCTCCGCCTGGTTCGCCGATCCGGCCACGGGGAAGCCCGACATCGTGAACGGCGTCCGCTCCTGCAGCGGCTATATCGCGGCGGCGATCCTCCTCGCCGGGATCGTCCCCGCCCTCTTCGTGAAGGAGCGTTATTACCTCGCCGAGACGCGGCACCAGGCGAAGGACCCCTTCCTCCAGAGCGTCCGGGAATCGGCCCGCTGCGGCCCCCTCTGGCTCCTCATCGGCATCTCCTTCTTCCTCGTCCTCGGCAGCGGCGCGGCGGGGACCCTCGGCCAGTACATCAACATCTATTACGTCAACGGCGGGAAGCTGGCCCACGCCTCGGTCGTCGGCGGGTGGATCTCGAGCGTCACCTTCCTCACCGGCATTCTGGCCATCCCCTTCTGGACGTGGGTGAGCGAGCGGCTCGACAAGAAGACCGTCCTGGCGATCCTCCTCTCGGGAAGCATGGCGGGCCACCTCCTCAACCTTCTCTGCCTCCGTCCCGGGCTGCCCTATCTCCAGCTCGTCCCCGGCGTCTTCAGCTCGATGGTCATCTCGGCGGTCTGGCTCTTCCTCCCCTCGATGAAGGGCGACGTCTCCGACTACGACGAGCTGCACAGCGCGCGGCGGCGCGAGGGCTCGCTCAACGCCTTTTACTCGTGGTTCATGAAGGCGGCCCTCACCGGCGCGGCGGGGCTCGGCGGCCTCCTCATCCAGCTCTCCGGCTTCCACGCGGCCTGGGCCGAGCAGCCGGGCGAGGTCCTCCAGCGGATGCGGTGGCTCTATCTCACCCTGCCCGTCCTCCTGTGGGGGGTCTCCCTCCTCTTCATCTGGAAGTATCCCCTGACGCGCCAACGGATGGGCGAAGTCCGCGCCGAGCTGGAACGCCGGCGCGGCACGCTCTGA
- a CDS encoding GYF domain-containing protein, giving the protein MNIYVAKKGQHTGPFTPDQLNDQLASGTLKPTAKAWHEGLSEWVPVVKIAGVTAPKAGTAAIPVSTPAAATAPVPAPAPAPLVPKPPGIPGVPAAPIAPGAPKPPAPPAPPTAGIPTAKPLPPGVTLTPAPAKPLPPGLASATSAPKVPAPTAAIPVPPKAAAPMPPTPAPAPAPAAPLPPPLAAAPAPASAPAPIAAPAPAPIAAAPAAPAAVPAETIQLKSELTALHTETTKFKAEAESAKTELGRVRAETDTVKAEAGKLKVEVDTIKAEIDKHKAEAERQKEEAARQKGETDKLRLRLTEVEAKHEELAKEKERIGVDLAGATEKAKLLEADFLKAKARAEESEKDAATAKGTLAAAESEIESVKAKTGAIEAQLAKTVQEKAALGDEIRQLSVRLGEANAELDKSRAKINDLQKTISDNVEAHQRATALLDEQIKRGQEKAVSLGADLDQHREKIASLQGQLSAATEAATKEKTALSDENRLLKNSLTDMVTDSSKFRAKITELETKLEDAVQSNVAEQKAWTREQKALKSRLEFAVTDADQLRAKVSTLQGDIADVSQAATDAHKELSGQNKTLKTRLVSVTTLIADLSEVLTVKDINDIPLRLRRAVDETAEGAEGEEGAAEGEEGYAEGEYAAEEAAPEEQA; this is encoded by the coding sequence ATGAATATCTACGTCGCCAAAAAAGGCCAGCACACCGGACCCTTTACCCCTGATCAACTCAACGACCAGCTCGCCTCCGGGACGCTCAAGCCGACGGCGAAGGCCTGGCACGAAGGGCTGTCCGAGTGGGTTCCCGTGGTGAAGATTGCCGGGGTAACCGCCCCGAAGGCCGGTACCGCCGCCATCCCGGTCTCGACTCCCGCAGCCGCAACCGCTCCGGTTCCCGCGCCCGCCCCGGCCCCCCTCGTGCCGAAGCCGCCCGGCATTCCCGGCGTCCCTGCCGCTCCCATCGCCCCCGGCGCGCCGAAGCCTCCCGCGCCCCCCGCCCCGCCGACGGCGGGGATTCCGACGGCGAAGCCCCTTCCCCCCGGCGTCACCCTGACCCCGGCCCCGGCGAAACCGCTTCCTCCCGGCCTCGCCTCCGCCACCTCGGCCCCGAAGGTTCCCGCCCCCACGGCGGCGATCCCCGTCCCCCCGAAAGCGGCGGCACCCATGCCTCCCACCCCGGCCCCGGCGCCCGCACCGGCGGCCCCGCTCCCGCCGCCCCTGGCGGCAGCCCCGGCGCCCGCTTCCGCTCCGGCTCCGATTGCGGCTCCCGCCCCCGCCCCCATCGCCGCCGCTCCCGCCGCGCCGGCCGCCGTCCCCGCGGAAACGATCCAGCTGAAGAGCGAGCTCACCGCCCTCCACACCGAGACGACGAAGTTCAAGGCCGAGGCCGAAAGCGCGAAGACCGAACTGGGCCGCGTCCGGGCCGAGACCGACACGGTCAAGGCCGAGGCGGGCAAGCTGAAGGTCGAGGTCGACACCATCAAGGCCGAGATCGACAAGCACAAGGCCGAGGCCGAACGCCAGAAAGAGGAAGCCGCGCGCCAGAAGGGCGAGACCGACAAGCTCCGCCTCCGCCTGACCGAGGTCGAGGCGAAGCACGAGGAGCTGGCCAAGGAAAAGGAGCGGATCGGCGTCGACCTCGCCGGGGCGACCGAGAAGGCCAAGCTCCTGGAGGCCGACTTCCTCAAGGCGAAGGCCCGCGCCGAGGAGTCCGAGAAGGACGCCGCCACCGCGAAGGGGACCCTCGCCGCCGCCGAAAGCGAAATCGAGAGCGTCAAGGCGAAGACCGGCGCCATCGAGGCGCAGCTCGCCAAGACCGTCCAGGAAAAGGCCGCCCTCGGCGACGAGATCCGCCAGCTTTCCGTCCGCCTCGGCGAGGCCAACGCGGAGCTCGACAAGTCCCGCGCCAAGATCAACGACCTCCAGAAGACCATTTCCGACAACGTCGAGGCCCACCAGCGGGCGACGGCGCTCCTCGACGAGCAGATCAAGCGCGGCCAGGAAAAGGCCGTCTCCCTCGGCGCCGACCTCGACCAGCACCGCGAGAAGATCGCCTCCCTCCAGGGGCAGCTCTCCGCCGCCACCGAGGCCGCCACGAAGGAAAAGACCGCCCTCAGCGACGAGAACCGCCTCCTGAAGAACAGCCTCACCGACATGGTGACCGATTCCTCCAAGTTCCGGGCGAAGATCACCGAGCTCGAGACGAAGCTCGAGGACGCCGTCCAGTCGAACGTCGCCGAGCAGAAGGCGTGGACGCGCGAGCAGAAGGCCCTCAAGAGCCGCCTCGAATTCGCCGTCACCGACGCCGACCAGCTCCGCGCGAAGGTCTCGACCCTCCAGGGGGACATCGCCGACGTCAGCCAGGCCGCCACCGACGCCCACAAGGAGCTCTCCGGCCAGAATAAGACCCTCAAGACCCGCCTCGTCAGCGTCACCACCCTCATCGCCGACCTCTCCGAAGTCCTCACCGTCAAGGACATCAACGACATCCCCCTCCGCCTCCGCCGCGCCGTCGACGAGACCGCCGAGGGAGCCGAGGGCGAAGAGGGTGCCGCCGAAGGCGAGGAAGGCTACGCCGAAGGCGAATACGCCGCCGAAGAGGCCGCGCCCGAAGAGCAGGCGTAA
- a CDS encoding tartrate-resistant acid phosphatase type 5 family protein, translating to METTRRAFVRTLFVATAAGTVLPHLPAFAAEAPVSSPAETAFRFFAVGDWGRGGEPSQAAVALRMGELAAREPVRCVFALGDNFYEDGVASADDPQWQTSFEKVYAAPSLQVPWYAILGNHDYHTEPEAEIAYGLRNGRWRMPRRYYVQGFPLDPAGKARADFFFVDTSPMIRDYHGSTHLRLGTNTRGQDVDAQVAWLREALRKSDAAWKIVVGHHPLYSGGLHDTDQLDVRARLLPVFREGGVRAYFCGHDHDLQHLSSEGIEHFVSGGGSTVRDVERTKESLFAEKVSGFASVALTAETLCLAYVDLHGKTIYRAVLPRIVPA from the coding sequence ATGGAGACGACCCGACGCGCTTTCGTCCGCACGCTCTTCGTCGCCACCGCCGCCGGGACCGTCCTGCCCCATCTTCCCGCCTTCGCCGCCGAAGCGCCGGTCTCTTCCCCTGCGGAAACGGCCTTCCGCTTCTTCGCCGTCGGCGATTGGGGCCGGGGAGGGGAGCCGAGCCAGGCCGCCGTCGCCCTCCGGATGGGGGAGCTGGCGGCGCGGGAGCCGGTCCGCTGCGTCTTCGCCCTCGGCGACAACTTCTACGAGGACGGCGTTGCCTCGGCCGACGATCCCCAGTGGCAGACCTCGTTCGAGAAGGTCTACGCCGCCCCCTCCCTCCAGGTGCCGTGGTACGCGATCCTCGGGAACCACGACTACCATACGGAGCCCGAGGCCGAGATCGCCTACGGCCTGCGGAACGGACGCTGGCGGATGCCCCGACGTTACTACGTCCAAGGCTTCCCCCTCGACCCGGCGGGGAAGGCCCGGGCCGATTTCTTCTTCGTCGACACGAGTCCGATGATCCGGGACTACCACGGCTCGACCCACCTCCGCCTCGGGACCAACACGCGCGGGCAGGACGTCGACGCCCAGGTCGCGTGGCTCCGGGAGGCGCTGCGGAAGTCGGACGCGGCGTGGAAGATCGTCGTCGGCCACCATCCGCTCTACTCCGGCGGCCTCCACGACACCGACCAGCTCGACGTCCGCGCGCGGCTCCTCCCCGTCTTCCGGGAGGGGGGCGTCCGCGCCTACTTCTGCGGCCACGACCACGACCTCCAGCACCTTTCCTCCGAGGGGATCGAGCACTTCGTCTCGGGCGGCGGCTCGACGGTGCGCGACGTCGAGAGGACGAAGGAATCGCTCTTCGCCGAGAAAGTCTCCGGCTTCGCCTCGGTCGCGCTCACGGCGGAGACCCTCTGCCTCGCCTACGTCGACCTCCACGGGAAGACGATCTACCGCGCCGTCCTCCCCCGGATCGTCCCGGCCTGA
- a CDS encoding DJ-1/PfpI family protein, translating into MSQHPPDPLTIVGLVFPKIEQLDFTGPFGVLARLPQSTFHIVGKTGEPVADSRGFILTPNCSYASAPPADILLLPGGPGQNALMEDEETLDFIRRQAAGAKYVFTVCTGALLLGAAGLLKGVRATTHWAFLDTLKYYGAIPVDERTVIDGAVVSAAGITAGIDAGLQVAALLRGERVAKGIQLGMAYSPQPPFRSGTPSEAPPEIVEHYRTAMAGIIAERREIAERIAKRLGVAV; encoded by the coding sequence ATGTCCCAACATCCCCCCGATCCCCTGACCATCGTCGGCCTCGTCTTCCCCAAGATCGAGCAGCTCGACTTCACCGGCCCCTTCGGCGTCCTCGCCCGGCTCCCCCAGTCGACCTTCCACATCGTCGGGAAGACCGGCGAGCCGGTGGCCGACAGCCGGGGCTTCATCCTCACGCCGAACTGCTCCTACGCCTCGGCCCCGCCCGCCGACATCCTCCTCCTCCCCGGCGGCCCCGGCCAGAACGCCCTCATGGAGGACGAGGAGACCCTCGACTTCATCCGGCGTCAGGCGGCGGGGGCGAAGTACGTCTTCACCGTCTGCACCGGCGCCCTCCTCCTCGGCGCGGCGGGGCTGCTGAAGGGCGTCCGGGCGACGACCCATTGGGCCTTCCTCGACACCCTGAAATATTACGGCGCGATCCCCGTCGACGAGCGGACCGTCATCGACGGCGCGGTCGTCAGCGCCGCCGGGATCACGGCGGGGATCGACGCCGGGCTCCAGGTCGCCGCCCTCCTGCGCGGGGAGCGGGTGGCGAAGGGGATCCAGCTCGGGATGGCCTACTCCCCGCAGCCCCCCTTCCGCAGCGGCACCCCCTCCGAGGCCCCGCCCGAGATCGTCGAGCACTACCGCACCGCGATGGCCGGAATCATCGCGGAGCGGCGGGAGATCGCGGAGCGAATCGCCAAGCGGCTCGGCGTGGCGGTTTAG
- a CDS encoding sulfite exporter TauE/SafE family protein: MIASGFSLFLAQAASSDVPDHFAWGAGTWALAAAGALFIGLNKGGLPGIGIFTAILFALLLPAKVSTGFVLPLLIVGDIGACLFLFRHDARWDLIRRLLPPTLLGVVLGFLLMDRIPETLYRPLIGWLTLGLAALQLIRDNTGNRLDQVVASHHYGRGMGVLTGVTTMLANAAGPVSTLYFLSLRLPKWEMVGSIAWLFLITNLCKVPFSAKMGLITGHSLLFAAALAPLVALGLWLGRRIAAKIPQKAFEQGALWLSVLAALKLLWR; this comes from the coding sequence ATGATCGCTTCCGGTTTTTCCCTTTTCCTCGCGCAGGCGGCCTCTTCCGACGTTCCCGACCACTTCGCCTGGGGCGCGGGGACGTGGGCCCTCGCCGCCGCGGGGGCGCTCTTCATCGGCTTGAACAAAGGGGGGTTGCCCGGCATCGGGATCTTCACCGCGATCCTCTTCGCCCTCCTCCTCCCGGCGAAGGTCTCGACCGGCTTCGTCCTGCCGCTCCTCATCGTCGGCGACATCGGGGCCTGTCTCTTCCTCTTCCGGCACGACGCCCGGTGGGACCTCATCCGCCGCCTCCTCCCGCCGACCCTCCTCGGCGTCGTCCTCGGCTTCCTCCTGATGGACCGGATTCCCGAGACCCTCTACCGGCCCCTCATCGGCTGGCTCACCCTCGGCCTCGCCGCCCTCCAGCTGATCCGGGACAACACCGGCAACCGCCTCGACCAGGTCGTCGCCTCCCATCATTACGGGCGCGGGATGGGCGTCCTCACCGGGGTCACCACCATGCTGGCGAACGCCGCCGGGCCGGTCTCGACGCTCTACTTCCTCAGCCTCCGGCTCCCGAAATGGGAGATGGTGGGGAGCATCGCGTGGCTCTTCCTCATCACCAATCTCTGCAAGGTCCCGTTCAGCGCGAAGATGGGCCTCATCACCGGCCACTCCCTCCTCTTCGCCGCCGCCCTCGCCCCCCTCGTCGCCCTCGGCCTCTGGCTGGGCCGCCGCATCGCGGCAAAGATCCCGCAGAAGGCCTTCGAGCAGGGGGCGCTATGGCTCTCCGTGCTCGCAGCGCTGAAGCTGCTGTGGAGATAA